The Pseudofrankia inefficax genome window below encodes:
- a CDS encoding Lrp/AsnC family transcriptional regulator, which translates to MLEDLDRQIVRLLCADGRMSFTDLARATGLSVSAVHQRVRRLEQRGVITSYSAQVDPSKVGLPLTAFISIKPIDPSQPDDAPDRLAHLDAIEACHSVAGEESYLLKARVAEPADLETLLQQVRAAANVSTRTLVVLSTPYEGRPPAL; encoded by the coding sequence GTGCTCGAAGATCTCGACCGGCAGATTGTCCGGCTGCTGTGCGCGGACGGGCGGATGAGTTTCACCGACCTGGCCCGCGCCACCGGCCTGTCCGTCTCCGCGGTCCATCAGAGGGTCCGCCGGCTCGAGCAACGCGGCGTGATCACCTCCTACAGCGCCCAGGTCGACCCGTCGAAGGTCGGACTGCCCCTGACCGCCTTCATCTCGATCAAACCGATCGACCCGTCGCAGCCCGACGACGCGCCCGACCGGCTCGCGCACCTCGACGCGATCGAGGCCTGCCACTCGGTCGCCGGCGAGGAGTCCTACCTGCTGAAGGCCCGCGTCGCCGAACCCGCCGACCTGGAGACGCTGCTGCAGCAGGTCCGCGCCGCCGCGAACGTCTCCACCCGCACCCTCGTCGTCCTGTCCACCCCCTACGAGGGCCGCCCCCCGGCCCTGTGA